The Nocardioides campestrisoli genome includes a window with the following:
- the secG gene encoding preprotein translocase subunit SecG, producing the protein MILLFQSLLVLTSLILILLVLLHKGRGGGMSDMFGGGMSSTLGGSSVAERNLDRFTVGVGVIWFACIVALGLLLAYGS; encoded by the coding sequence GTGATCCTGCTCTTCCAGTCCCTGCTCGTGCTGACGAGCCTCATCCTGATCCTCCTCGTGCTGCTCCACAAGGGCCGTGGTGGGGGCATGTCGGACATGTTCGGAGGGGGCATGTCCAGCACCCTGGGGGGATCGTCGGTCGCTGAGCGCAACCTGGACCGGTTCACCGTCGGGGTGGGCGTCATCTGGTTCGCGTGCATCGTGGCACTGGGACTGCTGCTGGCCTACGGGTCTTAG
- a CDS encoding RNA polymerase-binding protein RbpA, whose protein sequence is MAGGGSAIRGSRVGAGPMGEAERGEAAPRQAVSYFCSHGHRSVVTFAVEAVAPETWDCPKCGLPASMDRDNPPPAPKIEPYKTHLAYVKERRSDAEAADILDEAVQLLRSRRKSGDIIF, encoded by the coding sequence ATGGCTGGTGGAGGAAGCGCGATCCGGGGGAGTCGGGTTGGGGCCGGTCCGATGGGGGAGGCAGAGCGAGGTGAGGCGGCGCCGCGTCAAGCGGTGAGCTACTTCTGCTCGCACGGCCACCGTTCGGTGGTCACGTTCGCGGTGGAGGCGGTGGCCCCGGAGACGTGGGACTGCCCCAAGTGCGGGCTGCCCGCGAGCATGGACCGGGACAACCCCCCGCCAGCACCGAAGATCGAGCCGTACAAGACGCACCTGGCCTACGTGAAGGAACGCCGTTCCGATGCGGAGGCCGCGGACATCCTCGACGAGGCCGTCCAGCTGTTGCGCAGTCGCCGCAAGTCCGGCGACATCATCTTCTAG
- a CDS encoding phosphoglycerate kinase, with protein sequence MSAGGIETLGDLRGKRVLVRSDLNVPLDGDRITDDGRIRASVPTIRRLSEAGARVVVTAHLGRPKGAPDPAYSLAPVAARLGELLGRPVAFAEDTVGPSARRVVQGLGDGDVALLENVRFNEGETSKDERVRGAFADDLASLVDAFVSDGFGVVHRKQASVYDVATRLPSAMGALVGAEIDVLRRLTVDPERPFVVVLGGSKVSDKLGVIDNLLGKADKLLIGGGMVFTFLKAQGHEVGKSLLEEDQVETCRRYLTEAAERGVQILLPTDVVVDTAFPSGDQEPTPRVVAADAIPADALGLDIGPDSARAFAAALSDAKTVFWNGPMGVFEVPAFAEGTRAVAQALTEIDGLSVVGGGDSAAAVRTLGFDEASFGHISTGGGASLEYLEGKVLPGIAVLER encoded by the coding sequence GTGAGCGCAGGGGGCATCGAGACCCTCGGTGACCTGCGCGGCAAGCGCGTCCTGGTCCGCTCGGACCTGAACGTCCCCCTCGACGGGGACCGGATCACCGACGACGGGCGCATCCGCGCCAGCGTGCCGACGATCCGCCGGCTCTCCGAGGCCGGTGCCCGCGTGGTCGTCACCGCGCACCTCGGCCGGCCCAAGGGCGCCCCGGACCCGGCGTACTCGCTGGCTCCGGTGGCCGCCCGGCTGGGCGAGCTGCTCGGCCGGCCGGTGGCCTTCGCCGAGGACACCGTCGGGCCCTCGGCCCGTCGGGTCGTCCAGGGCCTGGGCGACGGGGACGTCGCGCTGCTGGAGAACGTCCGCTTCAACGAGGGCGAGACCAGCAAGGACGAGCGGGTCCGCGGCGCGTTCGCCGACGACCTGGCCTCGCTGGTCGACGCCTTCGTCTCCGACGGGTTCGGCGTCGTGCACCGCAAGCAGGCCAGCGTCTACGACGTCGCGACCCGGCTGCCCAGTGCGATGGGCGCCCTGGTCGGTGCCGAGATCGACGTGCTGCGCCGGCTGACCGTGGACCCGGAGCGCCCCTTCGTGGTGGTGCTCGGCGGCTCCAAGGTCTCCGACAAGCTCGGGGTCATCGACAACCTGCTGGGCAAGGCCGACAAGCTGCTGATCGGCGGCGGGATGGTCTTCACCTTCCTCAAGGCCCAGGGCCACGAGGTCGGCAAGAGCCTGCTCGAGGAGGACCAGGTCGAGACCTGCCGTCGCTACCTCACCGAGGCCGCCGAGCGGGGTGTGCAGATCCTGCTGCCCACCGACGTGGTGGTCGACACCGCGTTCCCCTCCGGGGACCAGGAGCCCACGCCTCGCGTGGTGGCCGCGGACGCCATCCCGGCAGACGCGCTCGGCCTGGACATCGGACCCGACTCGGCGCGCGCCTTCGCCGCGGCGCTGTCCGACGCGAAGACCGTGTTCTGGAACGGACCGATGGGCGTCTTCGAGGTCCCGGCCTTCGCCGAGGGGACCCGTGCGGTCGCCCAGGCCCTCACGGAGATCGACGGCCTCTCGGTCGTCGGCGGCGGCGACTCCGCCGCGGCCGTCCGGACGCTCGGCTTCGACGAGGCGTCCTTCGGGCACATCTCCACCGGGGGCGGTGCCAGCCTGGAGTACCTCGAGGGCAAGGTGCTTCCCGGCATCGCCGTCCTCGAGCGCTGA
- the pgl gene encoding 6-phosphogluconolactonase yields the protein MTAPEVQVVEDSAALAGETASRLLARLEEVQAAGRVPHVCLTGGGIADLVHRELARRSDTAVNWSRVEVWWGDERFLERDSDERNAVQARRALLDHVPVDPARVHEIASRDDVPDVEAAATAYAEELAASGPARFDVVMLGLGPDGHVASLFPGHDEVHRSGTSAVPVHGSPKPPPERVSLTFERLNAADAVWVIVSGESKAAALAAALEPGDLGECPARGVRARGETLWLVDAEADAGAVGAGADAG from the coding sequence GTGACCGCCCCGGAGGTCCAGGTGGTCGAGGACTCGGCCGCCCTGGCCGGCGAGACCGCGAGCCGCCTCCTGGCCCGCCTCGAGGAGGTCCAGGCCGCCGGGCGGGTCCCCCACGTGTGCCTGACCGGCGGCGGGATCGCCGACCTCGTGCACCGCGAGCTCGCCCGTCGCAGCGACACCGCGGTGAACTGGTCACGGGTCGAGGTGTGGTGGGGCGACGAGCGCTTCCTGGAGCGCGACTCCGACGAGCGCAACGCCGTGCAGGCCCGCCGGGCCCTCCTGGACCACGTGCCGGTCGATCCCGCCCGCGTGCACGAGATCGCCTCGCGTGACGACGTGCCCGACGTCGAGGCCGCCGCCACGGCGTACGCCGAGGAGCTGGCTGCCTCCGGGCCGGCACGCTTCGACGTGGTCATGCTGGGCCTGGGGCCGGACGGGCACGTCGCCTCGCTCTTCCCCGGCCACGACGAGGTGCACCGGAGCGGGACCTCCGCAGTGCCCGTGCACGGGTCGCCGAAGCCGCCCCCGGAGCGGGTCTCCCTGACCTTCGAGCGCCTCAACGCCGCCGACGCGGTCTGGGTGATCGTCTCCGGGGAGTCGAAGGCGGCCGCGCTGGCGGCCGCCCTCGAACCCGGTGATCTGGGCGAGTGCCCTGCCCGCGGCGTGCGTGCGCGCGGGGAGACCCTGTGGCTGGTCGACGCGGAGGCCGACGCTGGAGCCGTCGGGGCCGGCGCGGACGCCGGCTAG
- the tpiA gene encoding triose-phosphate isomerase, whose amino-acid sequence MAAARTPLMAGNWKMNLNHQEAVVLVQKLAWTLSDKRHDFGRVEVAVVPPFTDLRSVQTLVDGDRLQVRYGAQDVSVHEKGAFTGEVSASMLSKLGCSYVVVGHSERREHHQETDEVVNGKAHRALEAGMTPIVCVGEGLEVRQAGRHVEHTLGQVDGSLAGFTAEQVAGLVVAYEPVWAIGTGEVATPEDAQEVCAAIRTRIRETWGDEAAAGCRILYGGSVKSSNVSGIMEKDDVDGALVGGASLQADEFAAICRFHDLPTL is encoded by the coding sequence ATGGCTGCTGCACGCACCCCGCTGATGGCGGGAAACTGGAAGATGAACCTCAACCACCAGGAAGCGGTGGTGCTGGTCCAGAAGCTCGCCTGGACGCTGTCTGACAAGAGGCACGACTTCGGACGGGTCGAGGTCGCCGTCGTCCCGCCCTTCACCGACCTGCGGTCGGTGCAGACGCTGGTCGACGGCGACCGCCTCCAGGTGCGGTACGGCGCGCAGGACGTCTCGGTGCACGAGAAGGGCGCCTTCACCGGGGAGGTCTCCGCCTCGATGCTCTCCAAGCTCGGCTGCTCCTACGTCGTCGTCGGGCACTCCGAGCGGCGTGAGCACCACCAGGAGACCGACGAGGTCGTGAACGGCAAGGCGCACCGCGCGCTGGAGGCGGGCATGACGCCGATCGTCTGCGTCGGCGAGGGTCTCGAGGTGCGCCAGGCCGGACGCCACGTGGAGCACACGCTCGGCCAGGTCGACGGCTCGCTCGCCGGGTTCACCGCCGAGCAGGTCGCCGGACTGGTCGTCGCCTACGAGCCGGTGTGGGCGATCGGCACCGGCGAGGTCGCCACGCCGGAGGACGCCCAGGAGGTGTGCGCCGCCATTCGCACCCGGATCCGCGAGACGTGGGGGGACGAGGCGGCCGCCGGTTGCCGGATCCTCTACGGAGGTTCGGTGAAGTCCTCGAACGTCTCCGGCATCATGGAGAAGGACGACGTGGACGGCGCCCTCGTGGGCGGCGCGAGTCTCCAGGCCGACGAGTTCGCCGCGATCTGCCGGTTCCACGACCTGCCGACCCTCTGA
- the gap gene encoding type I glyceraldehyde-3-phosphate dehydrogenase has protein sequence MTVRVGINGFGRIGRNFFRAVRASGADIEIVGVNDLTDYASLAHLLKYDSILGRLDADVSSTDSSIVVGDQEIRAFSERDPAALPWGDLGVDVVVESTGFFTDATKAKAHLDAGAKKVIISAPAKNEDITIVMGVNEGLYDPAKDHIISNASCTTNCLAPMAKALNDEFGIVKGLMTTIHAYTADQNLQDNIHKDLRRARAAAINIVPTSTGAAKAIGLVLPELKGKLDGYALRVPTPTGSATDLTFEAGRETTVEEVNAAVQKAADGRFLKYSTDPIVSSDIVTDPASCIFDAPLTKVIGNQVKVVGWYDNEWGYSNRLVDLIDYVGASL, from the coding sequence CGCTGTGCGCGCCTCGGGTGCCGACATCGAGATCGTCGGCGTCAACGACCTGACCGACTACGCGTCCCTCGCGCACCTGCTCAAGTACGACTCCATCCTGGGCCGGCTCGACGCCGACGTCTCCTCCACCGACTCCTCCATCGTGGTCGGGGACCAGGAGATCCGCGCGTTCTCCGAGCGCGACCCCGCCGCGCTGCCCTGGGGCGACCTCGGGGTCGACGTGGTCGTGGAGTCCACCGGGTTCTTCACCGACGCGACCAAGGCCAAGGCCCACCTCGACGCCGGCGCGAAGAAGGTCATCATCTCCGCGCCCGCGAAGAACGAGGACATCACCATCGTGATGGGGGTCAACGAGGGCCTGTACGACCCGGCGAAGGACCACATCATCTCCAACGCCTCCTGCACCACCAACTGCCTCGCGCCGATGGCGAAGGCCCTCAACGACGAGTTCGGCATCGTCAAGGGGCTGATGACGACCATCCACGCCTACACCGCGGACCAGAACCTGCAGGACAACATCCACAAGGACCTGCGTCGCGCCCGTGCGGCCGCGATCAACATCGTCCCCACCTCGACCGGCGCGGCGAAGGCCATCGGCCTGGTGCTGCCCGAGCTCAAGGGCAAGCTCGACGGCTACGCCCTGCGCGTGCCGACCCCGACCGGCTCGGCCACCGACCTCACCTTCGAGGCGGGCCGGGAGACCACCGTCGAGGAGGTCAACGCCGCGGTGCAGAAGGCGGCCGACGGTCGCTTCCTCAAGTACTCGACCGACCCGATCGTCTCCAGCGACATCGTCACCGACCCGGCGTCGTGCATCTTCGACGCCCCGCTCACCAAGGTGATCGGCAACCAGGTCAAGGTCGTCGGCTGGTATGACAACGAGTGGGGCTACTCCAACCGCCTCGTCGACCTGATCGACTACGTCGGCGCCTCGCTGTGA
- a CDS encoding IS481 family transposase — translation MSHATHSNAALTPRARLRLALLIVDHGWPPARAAERYDVSWRTAKKWAERYRTEGPAGMVDRSSAPHHQPNRTPAPVVRKIVHLRWKQRLGPVEIADRLNMASSTVHAVLVRCRLNRLTHIDRATGEPIRRYEHQRPGDLIHVDVKKLGKVPDGGGWRYVGRQQGGKNRAATALRTGAPKSKYHQPLVGTCYLHTVIDDHSRVAYVEAHDDETKETAAAVLRNAVAWFAARGVTVQRVLSDNGGAYRSHLWRDTCTELQITAKRTRPYRPQTNGKIERFHRTLVEGWAFKKFYNSESARLAALPAWVHEYNHHRPHSAIGKAAPITRLNNLPGHHS, via the coding sequence GTGTCCCACGCTACCCACTCCAACGCTGCCCTGACCCCGCGCGCCCGGCTTCGACTCGCACTTCTGATCGTCGACCACGGCTGGCCGCCGGCTCGCGCGGCCGAGCGTTACGACGTCTCGTGGCGCACCGCGAAGAAGTGGGCTGAGCGCTACCGCACCGAGGGTCCGGCCGGGATGGTCGACCGGTCCTCGGCGCCGCACCATCAGCCGAACCGGACCCCGGCCCCGGTGGTCCGCAAGATCGTGCACCTGCGGTGGAAGCAGCGGCTCGGCCCGGTCGAGATCGCCGACCGGCTCAACATGGCGTCCTCGACCGTGCACGCGGTCCTGGTCCGCTGCCGTCTCAACCGGCTGACCCACATCGACCGCGCGACCGGGGAGCCGATCCGCCGCTACGAGCACCAGCGGCCCGGCGACCTGATCCACGTCGACGTCAAGAAGCTCGGCAAGGTCCCCGACGGCGGCGGCTGGCGTTACGTCGGGCGACAACAAGGCGGCAAGAACCGCGCCGCTACGGCCCTGCGAACAGGTGCCCCCAAGAGCAAGTACCACCAACCGCTGGTCGGGACCTGCTACCTGCACACCGTCATCGACGACCACTCGCGAGTCGCCTACGTCGAGGCCCACGACGACGAAACCAAGGAGACCGCCGCAGCCGTGCTGCGCAACGCCGTGGCCTGGTTCGCCGCACGTGGCGTGACGGTGCAACGGGTGCTGTCCGACAACGGCGGCGCCTACCGCTCCCACCTGTGGCGCGACACCTGCACGGAACTTCAGATCACTGCGAAGCGGACCCGCCCCTACCGTCCCCAGACCAACGGCAAGATCGAACGCTTCCACCGCACTCTCGTCGAGGGCTGGGCGTTCAAGAAGTTCTACAACTCCGAATCAGCCCGGCTCGCCGCTCTGCCAGCATGGGTCCACGAGTACAACCATCACCGGCCCCACTCAGCGATCGGGAAAGCCGCACCCATCACCAGGTTGAACAACCTGCCTGGGCATCACAGCTAG